One window of the Flavobacteriales bacterium genome contains the following:
- a CDS encoding T9SS type A sorting domain-containing protein has translation MKGSILFFVGVLFFTLNYNAQNIQIDSLCLTKELIDYQLSKNQKEAQEKEVLIQQLIKKIKDESTKDYSLFKTTTYTIPVVLHVFHNGNDGKIDLDQAQSGIDILNNDFNGLNSDWNTIDPEFDSIKATLNIQFCLASIDPNGNPTTGVIYYQDSSAMVNSSSNLLYQHAWDNYKYFNIYLPKYSKGVPSDFTGSATLPDNYLSSIGRDGIIYSSIRWGYGTHSELYYGQEWASVGTHEVGHWLDLYHTFSNNCGDSGDLVADTPPTLGGTIYLSGCYNNNMSCGFNTNGENYMDYNHDCKKMFTQGQVDRMNAALYLPSRITIWSDSNLVATGCSPNILNTSELQKEHQPIVFPNPSNSILNFIFQYKQSSLNIYNPIGNLVYSKIIDSNYLTINVANFTKGIYFYTSTYKNIISNGKFVVE, from the coding sequence ATGAAAGGCTCAATTTTATTTTTTGTTGGAGTTTTATTTTTTACCCTTAATTATAATGCTCAAAATATTCAAATTGATTCTCTTTGTTTAACAAAGGAGTTAATAGATTATCAACTATCAAAAAATCAAAAAGAAGCACAAGAAAAAGAGGTATTAATTCAACAATTAATTAAAAAAATAAAAGACGAATCCACCAAAGATTATTCTTTATTTAAAACAACTACATATACTATTCCAGTTGTATTGCATGTTTTTCATAATGGCAATGATGGCAAAATTGACTTAGACCAAGCACAATCTGGTATTGATATTCTTAATAATGATTTTAATGGTCTCAATAGTGACTGGAATACAATTGACCCTGAATTTGATAGTATTAAAGCGACTTTAAATATACAGTTTTGCCTTGCTTCGATAGACCCTAATGGCAATCCAACAACTGGAGTAATTTATTATCAAGACTCTAGCGCTATGGTGAACAGCAGCTCAAACCTATTATATCAGCACGCTTGGGACAATTATAAATATTTTAATATTTATTTACCAAAATACAGCAAAGGCGTTCCATCAGATTTTACTGGTTCAGCAACTCTACCAGATAATTATTTATCTAGCATAGGAAGAGATGGAATTATTTATAGCTCTATTAGATGGGGTTATGGTACTCATTCTGAATTATATTATGGTCAAGAATGGGCATCTGTAGGCACACATGAAGTTGGTCATTGGCTAGACCTCTATCATACTTTTAGTAATAATTGTGGAGATAGTGGAGATTTAGTTGCTGATACTCCACCAACTCTTGGAGGAACAATTTATCTTTCAGGATGTTATAACAACAACATGTCTTGCGGTTTTAATACTAACGGAGAAAATTACATGGACTACAATCACGATTGCAAAAAAATGTTTACTCAAGGACAAGTTGATCGAATGAATGCGGCACTATATTTACCCTCAAGAATAACAATTTGGTCAGATTCAAATTTAGTAGCAACAGGATGCTCTCCCAATATTCTAAATACTTCAGAATTACAGAAAGAACACCAACCTATAGTATTCCCAAACCCTTCTAACTCTATATTAAATTTTATTTTTCAATACAAACAAAGTTCTCTAAATATATATAATCCTATAGGGAATCTAGTTTATAGTAAAATAATTGATTCTAATTATCTGACTATTAATGTAGCTAACTTTACAAAAGGAATTTACTTCTATACTAGTACCTATAAAAATATTATTTCTAATGGTAAATTTGTCGTTGAATAA
- a CDS encoding MarR family transcriptional regulator, protein MNQNTIDYQIKSTWHGIFKMYNQVAAKHGSTQAAGYFLLTISKEGTPATSIAPLMGMEATSMSRIIKSMEDKGLIFRKQDEKDKRMVRIFLTPEGVEKRKLAKKVVEGFNDLILEEIPQSKLHVFFEVMDTINKTIEKYKQEN, encoded by the coding sequence ATGAATCAAAACACCATCGATTATCAAATAAAATCTACTTGGCACGGCATTTTTAAAATGTACAACCAAGTGGCTGCAAAGCATGGTAGCACACAGGCGGCAGGTTATTTTTTGCTTACCATAAGTAAAGAAGGTACTCCTGCAACAAGCATAGCTCCGTTAATGGGTATGGAGGCAACCAGCATGAGTAGAATAATAAAAAGTATGGAAGATAAAGGCTTGATTTTCCGTAAGCAAGATGAAAAAGACAAACGAATGGTACGTATTTTTTTAACTCCCGAAGGTGTTGAAAAAAGAAAATTGGCGAAAAAAGTAGTAGAAGGATTTAATGATTTAATTTTAGAGGAAATTCCGCAAAGTAAACTTCACGTTTTTTTTGAAGTAATGGACACGATAAATAAGACGATAGAAAAGTATAAACAAGAAAACTAA
- a CDS encoding acetyl-CoA C-acyltransferase translates to MDAYIVAGYRTAVGKAPRGLFKFTRPDDLSAAVIKRLMEDFPQLDKERINDVIVGNATPEAEQGLNIGRMISMMGLDSVKVPGMTVNRYCSSGIQTIAIASAQINAGMADCIIAGGVETMSPIPFGGWRIVPNAKVAKENPDYYWGMGLTAEAVANDFKISREEQDAFAYESHRRALSAIDNGLFKDDIVPIEVEEIFVGEDNKRHSKKYTVDTDEGPRRGTTVEALAGLKPVFAAGGSVTAGNSSQTSDGAAFVMVMSERMVKELNIKPIARLVSYQVVGLEPRIMGVGPLTAIPAVLKHAGLKQSDIDLFELNEAFASQSLAVIKGLDLDTNKVNVNGGAIALGHPLACTGAKLSVQIFNELKRRKQKYGMVTMCVGTGQGAAGIYEML, encoded by the coding sequence ATGGACGCATATATAGTAGCAGGATACAGAACAGCAGTAGGAAAAGCACCACGAGGCTTGTTTAAATTTACAAGACCAGATGATTTAAGTGCCGCTGTAATTAAGAGATTGATGGAGGATTTTCCTCAATTAGATAAAGAACGCATTAATGATGTGATTGTTGGTAATGCAACACCTGAAGCCGAACAGGGCTTAAACATTGGTAGAATGATATCAATGATGGGCTTAGACTCAGTTAAAGTTCCGGGTATGACTGTGAACAGATACTGTTCTTCAGGTATTCAAACCATTGCAATAGCATCAGCACAAATCAATGCTGGCATGGCCGATTGCATTATTGCTGGTGGAGTTGAAACCATGAGTCCAATACCTTTTGGTGGTTGGCGAATAGTTCCGAATGCTAAAGTGGCAAAAGAAAATCCTGATTATTATTGGGGAATGGGTTTGACTGCAGAAGCAGTGGCTAACGATTTTAAAATTTCTCGTGAAGAACAAGATGCTTTTGCGTATGAATCGCACAGAAGAGCTTTAAGTGCAATAGATAATGGATTGTTTAAAGATGATATTGTTCCGATTGAAGTGGAAGAAATATTTGTTGGAGAAGACAATAAACGTCATTCAAAAAAATATACAGTAGATACTGATGAAGGACCACGAAGAGGAACAACAGTTGAGGCGTTAGCTGGATTAAAACCAGTTTTCGCTGCAGGCGGTAGTGTAACGGCTGGTAATTCATCACAAACATCTGATGGTGCTGCTTTTGTAATGGTAATGTCGGAAAGAATGGTGAAAGAATTAAATATCAAACCAATTGCACGATTGGTAAGTTACCAGGTGGTTGGATTGGAACCAAGAATTATGGGTGTTGGTCCGTTAACAGCAATTCCGGCAGTATTAAAACATGCAGGGTTAAAACAAAGTGATATTGATTTATTTGAGTTGAACGAAGCTTTTGCTTCGCAATCGCTTGCAGTTATAAAAGGGTTGGATTTAGATACCAATAAAGTAAATGTGAATGGTGGCGCTATTGCATTAGGACACCCATTGGCTTGTACTGGAGCTAAATTATCTGTTCAAATTTTTAACGAATTAAAAAGAAGAAAACAAAAATACGGTATGGTTACGATGTGTGTGGGTACAGGTCAAGGAGCTGCTGGTATTTACGAAATGTTGTAA
- a CDS encoding DUF1987 domain-containing protein, with protein MERLIIENTLKSPRIDFNPETGIFEISGVSLIENTMDFYRPILTWLKKYIEQPCSSTTVIFKLKYSNTSSLQFIYDIISLVNQEQHKKTKLSVVWYYASDDVDMKEVGEDYNDSFDFDFIFKEVEI; from the coding sequence TTGGAACGATTAATAATAGAAAATACTTTAAAAAGCCCCAGAATTGATTTTAATCCTGAAACAGGAATATTTGAAATTTCTGGGGTTTCTTTAATAGAAAATACGATGGATTTTTATAGACCAATTCTTACTTGGTTAAAAAAATACATCGAACAACCTTGTTCTTCAACAACAGTAATTTTTAAATTAAAATATTCCAATACCAGTTCGTTACAATTTATTTACGACATCATTAGTCTAGTAAATCAAGAACAACATAAAAAAACAAAACTATCAGTGGTTTGGTATTATGCTTCAGATGATGTGGACATGAAGGAAGTAGGAGAAGATTATAACGATTCTTTCGATTTCGATTTTATTTTTAAAGAAGTAGAAATTTAA
- a CDS encoding acyl-CoA dehydrogenase family protein, with the protein MENNKTIKGGEFLIKETDPRNVFIPEDFDEEQRMIADTCADFIKQEIEPNLERIEKQEEGLSKLLMEKAGELGILGVSVPEEYMGFGKNFVTSMLTSEVIGGAHSFAVSISAHTGIGTLPILYYGNAEQRQKYVPNLATGVWKAAYCLTEPSSGSDANSGKTKAVLTPDGKHYLLNGQKMWITNAGFADIFTVFAKIDNDENLSAFIVEKSFEGISLNPEEKKLGIKGSSTRQVFFNDCKVPVENLLGERQGGFKIALNILNIGRIKLAGSAIGGCKKIIDKTVNYANERNQFGRPISKYGAIKYKLAEQAIKVYASESAIYRCSQNIDDAIQALISQGVDKQKATLDGISQFAAEAAILKVHGSEVLDYVVDEGVQVYGGMGYSAEAPMEAAYRDARINRIFEGTNEINRMLTVDMLLKKAMKGELDLMGPAQEVAKELMSIPDFGAGSDDIFEQAHEQVKKFKKAILMVAGSAAQKLMMQLAKEQEILMCIADMAIETYVAESILLRVEKLALTNDKATLQNQIDMMNVYIYDAADKINKSGKDAINSFVEGDELRIMQMGLKRFTKQANLNVKDARRNIAEKLIAENKYCY; encoded by the coding sequence ATGGAAAACAATAAGACAATCAAAGGAGGAGAATTTCTTATCAAGGAAACTGACCCAAGAAATGTTTTTATCCCTGAAGACTTTGATGAAGAACAACGAATGATAGCAGATACTTGCGCTGATTTTATAAAACAAGAAATTGAGCCAAATCTGGAGCGAATTGAAAAACAAGAAGAAGGTTTGTCGAAATTATTAATGGAAAAAGCTGGTGAGCTTGGAATTTTAGGGGTTTCTGTTCCTGAAGAATACATGGGTTTTGGAAAAAACTTTGTAACAAGTATGCTTACTTCCGAAGTAATTGGTGGAGCACATTCTTTCGCAGTTTCAATCTCTGCACACACAGGTATTGGTACATTGCCAATTTTGTATTACGGTAACGCCGAACAGCGCCAAAAATATGTGCCAAACTTAGCAACTGGTGTTTGGAAAGCAGCATATTGTTTAACTGAGCCAAGTTCGGGTTCTGATGCAAATTCTGGAAAAACTAAAGCAGTTTTAACTCCTGATGGAAAGCATTATTTGTTAAACGGACAAAAAATGTGGATTACAAATGCTGGTTTTGCTGATATTTTTACTGTTTTTGCCAAAATTGATAACGATGAAAACCTTTCAGCATTTATTGTAGAAAAATCTTTTGAAGGGATTTCTCTAAATCCAGAAGAAAAAAAATTGGGTATTAAAGGCTCATCTACTCGTCAAGTATTTTTTAACGATTGCAAAGTTCCAGTTGAAAATTTGTTGGGAGAAAGACAAGGAGGTTTTAAAATTGCCTTAAACATTTTAAATATTGGTAGAATTAAATTGGCTGGTTCGGCAATTGGTGGTTGTAAAAAAATCATTGATAAAACAGTAAATTATGCTAATGAAAGAAATCAGTTTGGTCGTCCAATTTCAAAATACGGCGCTATAAAATATAAGTTGGCTGAACAAGCTATAAAAGTTTATGCATCGGAGTCTGCAATTTACCGTTGTAGTCAAAATATCGACGATGCCATTCAAGCTTTGATTTCACAAGGAGTAGATAAACAAAAAGCTACTTTAGATGGAATCAGTCAGTTTGCCGCAGAAGCTGCTATTTTAAAAGTTCATGGTTCTGAAGTGTTAGATTATGTGGTTGATGAAGGTGTTCAAGTTTACGGTGGAATGGGTTATTCTGCTGAGGCACCAATGGAAGCTGCTTATCGTGATGCGCGTATCAACAGAATTTTTGAAGGTACCAATGAAATTAACAGAATGTTAACGGTAGATATGTTGCTAAAAAAAGCAATGAAAGGTGAGTTAGACTTAATGGGTCCAGCGCAAGAAGTAGCAAAAGAATTAATGAGTATTCCTGATTTTGGTGCAGGAAGCGACGATATTTTTGAACAAGCTCACGAGCAAGTGAAAAAATTTAAAAAAGCAATTTTAATGGTTGCAGGAAGCGCTGCTCAAAAACTAATGATGCAGTTGGCAAAAGAGCAAGAAATTTTAATGTGTATTGCTGACATGGCCATTGAGACCTATGTTGCTGAATCTATTTTGTTACGTGTTGAAAAATTAGCTTTGACGAACGACAAAGCAACTTTACAAAATCAAATAGACATGATGAATGTGTATATTTATGATGCAGCGGATAAAATAAATAAATCGGGTAAAGATGCCATTAATTCATTTGTGGAAGGTGATGAGTTAAGAATTATGCAAATGGGATTAAAACGATTTACAAAACAAGCAAATCTGAATGTTAAAGATGCACGAAGAAATATTGCTGAAAAATTAATAGCTGAAAATAAATATTGTTATTAA
- a CDS encoding enoyl-CoA hydratase/isomerase family protein: MNRKINKVAVLGSGVMGSRIACHFANVGVEVLLLDIVPKEAADSKKPAERNKIVNDALQFALKSNPSPIYSKSYISRISTGNFDDDLSKIATCDWVIEVVIERLDIKQQVFANVEKYRKPGTLITSNTSGIPIHMMLEGRSEDFQKHFCGTHFFNPPRYLKLLELIPTPKTDPEVMTFLEDYGQRFLGKTTVVCKDTPAFIANRIGVYSIMSLFHTVTEMGLTVEEVDKLTGPAMGRPKSATFRTCDVVGLDTLVHVANGVKDNCPNDEANTIFTIPSYINKMVENKWLGSKTKQGFFKKVKDEKGNSEILTLDLNTLEYRPGQKVKFATLELAKTIDDLRLRTKALVQGQDKAGEFYRKSFFGLFAYVSNRIPEITDAVYKIDDALSAGFGWQLGPFATWDAIGVEESLPIMEKMGITPNPWVKEMLAAGIKSFYKVEKGAKYFYDIESKSYQMVPGSDKVLSLETLRAENTIWKNSGTTIVDLGDGIINLEFHTKMNTIGGEVIEGINKAIDLAEQKYKGLVVSNDGDNFSAGANVGMIFMMAVEQEYDELDFAIQAFQKTMMRVRYSSIPVVVAPHNLALGGGCEMSMHADKVVAHAETYMGLVEFGVGVIPGGGGTKEFALRASDEYGDGMRLNILRNRFLTVGQAQVSTSAQEAFELGYLRKGIDEVVVSRAHQLSYAKQAALNLANKGYTKPLQRKDIKVLGNEGLGIVYVGANSMKSGKYISEHDQLISEKLGYVLCGGDLSSPTEVNEQYLLDMERRAFLELCTERKTLERLQSIITTGKVLRN; this comes from the coding sequence ATGAACAGAAAAATTAATAAAGTAGCAGTATTGGGTTCAGGAGTAATGGGCTCAAGAATTGCTTGCCATTTTGCCAATGTTGGGGTAGAAGTGCTTTTGTTGGACATTGTACCAAAAGAAGCTGCTGATTCGAAAAAACCAGCTGAGCGTAACAAAATTGTTAACGATGCGTTGCAGTTTGCATTGAAATCAAACCCTTCTCCAATTTACAGTAAGTCTTATATCAGTAGAATTTCTACAGGAAATTTTGATGATGATTTATCAAAAATTGCAACTTGCGATTGGGTGATTGAAGTGGTTATTGAGCGTTTAGACATTAAACAACAAGTTTTTGCAAACGTTGAGAAATACCGTAAACCAGGAACGTTAATTACATCTAACACATCTGGTATTCCAATTCACATGATGTTGGAAGGAAGAAGTGAAGATTTTCAGAAACATTTCTGTGGAACGCACTTTTTTAACCCACCACGATATTTAAAATTGTTAGAGTTAATTCCAACGCCTAAAACCGATCCAGAAGTGATGACTTTCTTGGAAGATTATGGTCAACGATTTTTAGGAAAAACTACAGTGGTTTGTAAAGACACTCCAGCATTTATTGCTAACAGAATTGGTGTTTACAGCATCATGTCGTTATTTCATACCGTTACTGAAATGGGTTTAACGGTTGAAGAGGTTGATAAATTAACTGGTCCAGCAATGGGTCGTCCAAAATCGGCAACCTTCCGTACGTGTGATGTGGTTGGGTTAGATACGTTGGTGCACGTTGCCAATGGAGTTAAGGATAATTGTCCGAATGATGAAGCGAATACCATTTTTACCATTCCAAGTTACATCAATAAAATGGTGGAGAACAAATGGTTGGGTTCAAAAACCAAACAAGGGTTCTTTAAAAAAGTAAAAGACGAAAAAGGCAATAGTGAAATTTTAACATTAGACTTAAATACATTAGAATATAGACCTGGTCAAAAAGTAAAATTTGCCACATTAGAATTGGCAAAAACCATTGACGATTTGAGGTTGAGAACAAAAGCCTTGGTGCAAGGTCAAGATAAAGCAGGAGAGTTTTACCGTAAATCGTTTTTTGGCTTATTTGCTTATGTTTCGAATAGAATACCAGAAATTACTGATGCGGTATATAAAATTGACGATGCCTTGAGTGCTGGTTTCGGCTGGCAGTTAGGTCCATTTGCCACTTGGGATGCCATTGGAGTGGAAGAAAGTTTACCAATAATGGAGAAAATGGGCATTACGCCAAATCCGTGGGTAAAAGAAATGTTGGCTGCAGGAATCAAATCTTTTTACAAAGTAGAAAAAGGAGCTAAATATTTTTACGATATTGAATCGAAGTCTTACCAAATGGTTCCAGGTTCAGATAAAGTGCTTTCTTTAGAAACGCTAAGAGCAGAAAATACCATTTGGAAAAACTCTGGAACTACCATTGTAGATTTAGGAGATGGAATCATCAATTTAGAGTTCCACACTAAAATGAATACCATTGGTGGTGAAGTAATAGAAGGAATTAATAAGGCTATTGATTTAGCTGAACAAAAATACAAAGGCCTGGTTGTCTCAAACGATGGGGATAATTTCTCGGCAGGAGCCAATGTAGGTATGATATTTATGATGGCGGTTGAGCAAGAATACGACGAGTTGGATTTCGCTATTCAAGCTTTCCAAAAAACCATGATGAGAGTTCGTTACTCTTCAATACCAGTAGTGGTTGCTCCTCATAACCTAGCTTTAGGTGGCGGTTGCGAAATGAGTATGCATGCTGATAAGGTTGTTGCTCATGCTGAAACCTATATGGGATTGGTTGAGTTTGGAGTAGGTGTTATTCCTGGTGGTGGCGGAACTAAAGAATTTGCTTTACGTGCATCTGATGAATATGGTGATGGAATGCGATTGAATATTTTAAGAAATCGTTTTTTAACTGTTGGTCAAGCTCAAGTTTCAACTTCTGCACAAGAAGCTTTTGAATTAGGTTACTTACGAAAAGGTATTGACGAGGTTGTGGTAAGTAGAGCTCATCAGTTGAGCTATGCAAAACAAGCGGCTTTAAATCTTGCAAATAAGGGATATACTAAACCTCTGCAACGTAAAGACATTAAAGTGTTGGGTAACGAAGGTTTAGGTATTGTATACGTGGGAGCCAACTCAATGAAATCGGGTAAATACATTTCTGAACACGATCAGTTAATTTCTGAAAAATTAGGCTACGTACTTTGTGGAGGCGATTTATCAAGTCCAACAGAAGTAAACGAACAGTATTTACTAGACATGGAACGAAGAGCTTTCTTAGAGCTTTGTACCGAACGCAAAACATTAGAAAGATTACAAAGTATTATTACAACAGGAAAAGTATTGAGAAACTAA
- a CDS encoding GNAT family N-acetyltransferase — protein sequence MNETRLISSEQTYPLRYSVLWSHKNSLNECGIDVDDMEGTFHVGAFKKKELVSIGTFLIQRNEKFKEEQQYRLRAMATSPVVRGENFGKKVIEFAIQELRNRKVDLLWCDAREIALGFYEKMGFTVVGDFYDVPQIGPHKLMYYKIN from the coding sequence TTGAATGAAACTAGACTAATATCATCAGAACAAACCTACCCGTTGAGGTATAGTGTTTTATGGTCTCATAAAAATAGTTTGAATGAATGTGGTATAGATGTAGATGATATGGAAGGTACATTTCATGTTGGTGCTTTTAAAAAGAAAGAATTAGTTTCGATAGGAACTTTTTTGATACAACGAAACGAAAAATTTAAAGAAGAACAACAATACCGGTTAAGAGCAATGGCAACTTCACCTGTGGTTAGAGGTGAAAATTTTGGTAAAAAAGTGATAGAATTTGCCATTCAAGAATTACGAAATAGAAAAGTTGATTTGCTTTGGTGTGATGCCAGAGAAATTGCTTTAGGATTTTACGAAAAAATGGGTTTTACTGTGGTAGGAGATTTTTATGATGTTCCACAAATAGGACCTCACAAATTAATGTATTACAAAATAAACTAG